The following proteins are co-located in the Haloarcula marismortui ATCC 43049 genome:
- a CDS encoding DNA-methyltransferase has protein sequence METTHRVRTGDARTLACPDDSVELVITSPPYPMIEMWDDIFTALDPDIGTALDSDDGDRAFTLMHDVLDAVWAEIERVLVPGGIACINVGDATRSLSDGFRSYPNHAEITDRLTDHGLRALPDILWRKPTNSGAKFMGSGMVPPNAYPTLEHEHILVFRNGERRRLEPGADRRYESAYFWEERNEWFSDLWELPGETQDLDDGLRDRSGAFPLTVPYRLISMFSVYGDTVLDPFLGTGTTTLAAMVAGRNSIGVDRDPDLLSALEERVATAPERSRTIAQERLAEHRSWVAQRRADGKEPGYEAEQYDFAVNTKQEQRIQFYAVDAVTATDDGFRAVHEPVE, from the coding sequence ATGGAGACGACACACCGGGTTCGAACCGGTGACGCCCGCACGCTTGCGTGCCCCGACGACAGCGTCGAGCTGGTGATCACATCCCCACCGTACCCGATGATCGAGATGTGGGACGACATCTTCACTGCACTGGACCCCGACATCGGGACGGCGCTGGACAGTGACGACGGCGACCGCGCGTTCACGCTGATGCACGACGTGCTTGATGCGGTGTGGGCCGAGATAGAGCGTGTGCTGGTTCCCGGCGGCATCGCCTGCATCAACGTCGGGGACGCGACACGGTCGCTTTCGGACGGGTTCCGTTCCTACCCGAACCACGCGGAGATAACCGACCGGCTGACCGACCACGGACTTCGCGCGTTGCCCGATATCCTGTGGCGGAAGCCAACCAACAGCGGCGCGAAGTTCATGGGCTCGGGGATGGTCCCGCCGAACGCCTATCCGACGCTTGAGCACGAACACATCCTCGTGTTCCGCAATGGGGAGCGCCGCCGCCTCGAACCCGGCGCAGACCGCCGCTACGAGAGCGCCTACTTCTGGGAGGAGCGCAACGAGTGGTTCTCCGACCTCTGGGAACTCCCCGGCGAGACGCAGGACCTCGACGACGGGCTTCGGGACCGCTCTGGAGCCTTCCCGCTGACCGTGCCGTACCGACTTATCTCAATGTTCTCGGTGTACGGCGATACGGTGCTGGACCCGTTTCTCGGGACCGGGACGACGACGCTGGCGGCGATGGTCGCCGGGCGGAACTCGATAGGTGTGGACCGCGACCCGGACCTGTTGTCGGCGCTCGAAGAACGGGTCGCCACCGCCCCGGAGCGTTCTCGAACCATCGCTCAGGAGCGTCTCGCTGAGCATCGCTCATGGGTGGCACAACGGCGCGCCGACGGGAAAGAACCGGGATATGAGGCCGAGCAGTACGACTTCGCCGTCAACACGAAACAGGAACAACGGATTCAGTTCTACGCAGTCGACGCCGTTACGGCGACCGATGACGGCTTCCGGGCCGTCCACGAGCCGGTCGAGTAA
- a CDS encoding type I 3-dehydroquinate dehydratase: MDFESFTLLAATDDLGVEPAARVDADGLELRMDFADEPLAQLDAYDGDLPILVTNRPTWEGGEAADTAGRLDALETALEHDAVTAVDLELAALEGAGDHDAGRVADAARDRGASVVVSTHNFESTPDREAIVSRLERACAHGDVGKMASTAQSPDDVLAMLGATRELTAEGEQVATMCMGAAGRHSRAVAPVYGSRIGYAPVDPADATAPGQYDLATLRTLVGQLQSDA, encoded by the coding sequence ATGGACTTCGAGTCGTTCACCCTGCTCGCCGCCACCGACGACCTCGGGGTGGAACCGGCCGCCCGCGTCGATGCCGACGGACTGGAGCTACGGATGGATTTCGCCGACGAGCCGCTGGCACAGCTGGACGCCTACGACGGCGACCTCCCGATACTCGTCACGAACCGGCCGACGTGGGAGGGCGGCGAGGCCGCCGACACCGCGGGTCGTCTTGATGCGCTCGAAACCGCGCTCGAACACGACGCCGTGACGGCTGTCGACCTCGAACTCGCAGCGCTGGAGGGTGCTGGCGACCACGACGCTGGCCGCGTCGCCGACGCTGCCCGCGACCGCGGAGCATCCGTCGTCGTCTCGACACACAACTTCGAGTCGACGCCCGACCGTGAGGCAATCGTGAGTCGGCTCGAACGGGCCTGTGCACACGGCGACGTTGGGAAGATGGCCAGCACGGCCCAGTCGCCGGACGACGTGCTGGCGATGCTCGGGGCAACCCGCGAACTGACCGCCGAAGGCGAACAGGTCGCCACGATGTGCATGGGTGCGGCTGGCCGCCACTCCAGGGCTGTCGCCCCGGTGTACGGCTCTCGCATCGGCTACGCACCGGTCGACCCTGCTGACGCGACCGCACCGGGCCAGTACGACCTCGCGACGCTCCGGACACTGGTCGGACAGCTACAGAGCGACGCCTGA
- a CDS encoding DUF6677 family protein codes for MTDTGRKRPLLAVVLAFIFPGLGHFYLRKWVRGLLWLGLLFMLSVVFVVTGAIDPVTQLSLEAISSSYQSRPTEVTIGSVVITTLNVVDAYWLAVNENQTQEVEAGMTCPNCGKELDEDIDFCHWCTTQLEPVEADQQ; via the coding sequence ATGACTGACACAGGACGCAAGCGGCCGTTGCTGGCCGTGGTGCTTGCGTTCATCTTCCCTGGATTGGGACACTTCTACCTCCGTAAGTGGGTGCGGGGACTGCTGTGGCTCGGATTACTGTTCATGCTGTCGGTGGTGTTCGTCGTCACTGGCGCTATCGACCCTGTCACCCAGCTAAGCCTAGAGGCTATCTCGTCGTCGTATCAGTCCAGACCCACCGAGGTGACAATCGGTTCGGTCGTGATTACGACGCTCAACGTTGTCGACGCCTACTGGCTCGCAGTCAACGAGAACCAGACTCAGGAGGTCGAAGCCGGCATGACGTGTCCGAACTGCGGCAAAGAACTCGACGAAGACATCGACTTCTGTCACTGGTGTACGACGCAACTGGAACCGGTTGAGGCGGACCAGCAGTAA
- a CDS encoding 3-dehydroquinate synthase II, translating into MTRSVWLKADSEVGDWETRKRRITAGIEAGVDWVLVDEEDVDRVSELGEINIAAFTNGDVHVMEAEAEDSEADATIVGKDGEGDGTVDLPSDFSGSADLSTLRQNGAAPDGGYVRIFDEDYEAFAEAVAAEADFTIVIGENWQIIPLENLIARVGEETDLIAGVRTAEDARTAYETLELGADGVLLDTDEVDEIRKTVEVRDEMGRESLDLEYAEVTAIEQTGSADRVCIDTGSLMEHDEGMLVGSMARGLFFVHAETAESPYVASRPFRVNAGAVHAYVRTPDGGTKYLSELQSGDEVQIVDANGRTREAIVGRAKIEKRPMFRVQAETEDSDRIETLLQNAETIKVHTQDGRTAVTDLEPGDEILIHHEDTATHFGERIEESIIEK; encoded by the coding sequence ATGACTCGAAGCGTCTGGCTCAAAGCCGACAGCGAGGTCGGCGATTGGGAGACACGGAAACGCCGGATAACCGCCGGTATCGAGGCCGGCGTCGACTGGGTACTTGTCGACGAGGAAGACGTTGATCGCGTCTCCGAACTCGGCGAGATAAACATCGCCGCGTTCACCAACGGCGACGTCCACGTGATGGAGGCCGAGGCGGAGGATTCAGAGGCTGATGCGACCATCGTCGGGAAAGACGGTGAGGGCGACGGGACAGTCGACCTTCCGTCTGACTTTTCCGGCTCTGCGGACCTCTCGACGCTGCGGCAGAACGGGGCCGCCCCTGACGGCGGCTACGTCCGCATCTTCGACGAGGACTACGAGGCCTTCGCCGAAGCGGTCGCTGCCGAAGCCGACTTCACGATCGTCATCGGCGAGAACTGGCAGATCATTCCGCTCGAAAACCTCATCGCCCGTGTCGGCGAGGAGACGGACCTCATCGCCGGCGTCCGGACCGCTGAGGACGCCCGGACGGCCTACGAGACACTGGAACTGGGGGCTGACGGCGTCCTGCTGGACACCGACGAAGTCGACGAAATCCGCAAGACAGTGGAGGTCCGCGACGAGATGGGTCGGGAGTCACTCGACCTAGAGTACGCCGAGGTCACCGCTATCGAGCAGACCGGCTCCGCCGACCGCGTCTGTATCGACACGGGCAGCCTGATGGAACACGATGAGGGAATGCTCGTCGGGTCGATGGCTCGCGGCCTCTTTTTCGTCCACGCCGAGACGGCTGAGTCGCCGTACGTCGCCTCCCGGCCGTTCCGGGTCAACGCTGGCGCGGTCCACGCCTACGTCCGAACGCCTGACGGTGGGACGAAGTACCTCTCTGAACTCCAGTCCGGCGACGAGGTCCAGATAGTCGATGCGAACGGACGCACCCGCGAGGCCATCGTCGGCCGCGCGAAAATCGAGAAGCGCCCGATGTTCCGCGTTCAGGCTGAAACCGAAGACAGCGACCGAATCGAGACGCTGCTCCAGAACGCCGAGACGATCAAGGTTCACACTCAGGACGGCCGAACCGCCGTCACGGACCTCGAACCGGGCGACGAAATCCTCATTCACCACGAGGACACGGCGACGCACTTCGGCGAACGGATCGAAGAGAGCATCATCGAAAAGTAA
- a CDS encoding P-loop NTPase has product MVTNHVYTIAGAKGGVGKTTSSINLGTLLAAAGYSTVVVEMDLAMANIVDFLDVDIDTDEDATFHDVLAGNASVTEAMYETDADLSIVPSGTTLEGYADTDLDRLPGLVETLRWHHDIVLLDTPAGLSEETIQPLKLADDVLLVSTPRVASIRNVSNTKELAERIEAPVRGLILTKSGTGASPGADEISEFLDVELLGHVPEDDAVPHSQDSGVPVVQNAPSSGAAIAYERISEQLIDTAKASTDSTADATTEAAPGDTVPTSHRTDDQAHGRTTESVETTDGGRKIHRRDGIADDGGDRPADDTATSPASVSGPQPADSKKNTGTAPVIDGTDLVDSEPGPVDRPDRDVALSDSTAETSQSTTDGSGHDAPEFALDPAIDSSSDSQSNDDADAGGSGAAGLGERMRSLFGL; this is encoded by the coding sequence ATGGTTACTAACCACGTCTACACAATCGCCGGGGCGAAAGGGGGGGTCGGAAAGACGACGTCCAGCATCAACCTCGGCACACTGCTGGCGGCAGCCGGATACTCGACCGTCGTCGTGGAAATGGACCTCGCGATGGCAAATATCGTCGACTTTCTCGATGTCGACATCGACACCGACGAGGACGCGACGTTTCACGACGTGCTCGCCGGCAACGCGTCGGTCACGGAGGCAATGTACGAAACCGACGCCGACCTGTCAATCGTGCCGAGCGGGACCACGCTTGAAGGGTACGCGGACACCGACCTCGACCGGCTGCCCGGTCTCGTCGAAACACTTCGGTGGCACCACGACATCGTCCTGTTGGATACGCCGGCGGGGCTGAGCGAGGAGACGATTCAGCCGCTCAAGCTCGCCGACGACGTGTTGCTCGTTTCGACCCCGCGGGTAGCGTCGATCCGGAACGTTTCGAACACGAAAGAGCTCGCCGAGCGGATCGAAGCGCCGGTTCGGGGCCTCATCCTCACGAAATCCGGGACAGGGGCATCGCCGGGTGCCGACGAGATTTCGGAGTTCCTCGACGTCGAACTGCTCGGCCACGTGCCGGAAGACGACGCGGTCCCGCATTCTCAGGATAGCGGTGTGCCCGTCGTTCAGAACGCGCCCAGCAGCGGCGCCGCGATAGCCTACGAGCGGATCTCGGAACAGCTCATCGACACAGCGAAAGCATCGACTGATTCCACAGCAGATGCAACCACGGAAGCGGCCCCGGGGGACACGGTGCCAACCTCTCATCGAACGGACGACCAAGCACATGGGCGCACAACTGAGTCCGTCGAAACAACCGACGGTGGGCGGAAGATTCACCGTCGGGATGGAATCGCCGACGATGGTGGTGACCGGCCGGCGGACGACACAGCGACATCGCCAGCTTCTGTTTCGGGACCGCAGCCAGCGGACTCCAAGAAGAACACCGGAACCGCGCCGGTCATCGACGGCACTGACCTCGTCGACAGCGAGCCGGGACCGGTCGACAGGCCGGATCGAGATGTTGCCCTGTCGGACTCGACCGCTGAGACATCGCAGTCCACAACTGACGGGTCGGGCCACGATGCACCGGAGTTTGCTCTCGACCCGGCCATCGACTCGTCGTCAGACTCCCAAAGCAACGATGACGCCGACGCCGGCGGCAGCGGCGCTGCTGGTCTCGGCGAGAGAATGCGGTCGCTGTTTGGCCTTTAG